One Gordonia mangrovi genomic region harbors:
- the pflB gene encoding formate C-acetyltransferase: MTAHAADRRTPPGTDDPRGIAWRGFTPGDWCDAIDVRDFIQRNHTPYEGDDSFLRGPTARTVELWEKLSAMFPEERRKGVYDIDFQTPAAITAHGPGYIDRHREVIVGLQTDAPLKRAIMPFGGWRMVVNALETYGYPVDPNLEKVFTAYRKTHNDGVFDVYPPAVRAARANHIVTGLPDAYGRGRIIGDYRRVALYGVDALIEGKKIDRLELDMERSTSEVIRDREENSEQIAALGELKQMASAYGFDISGPATNAREAVQWMYFGYLAAVKEQNGAAMSLGRTSTFVDVFIERDLAENTLSETEAQEIIDDFVIKLRIVRFLRTPEYDALFSGDPTWVTETIGGMGEDGRALVTRTSFRYLQTLYNLGPAPEPNMTVFWSDRLPQGFKEFCARVSIDTSAIQYESDDLIRDCWGDDSAIACCVSAMEVGKQMQFFGARVNLAKALLYAINGGRDELSGKQVALASAPVEGDVLDYATVMAAYDRLLDWLAETYVDALNCIHYMHDKYAYERLEMALHDRDILRTMACGVAGLSVAADSLSAIKYATVTPVRDDSGLVVDYRVSGEFPCYGNDDDRADEIAVDLVGRFMDKVRRQPTYRNATHTQSVLTITSNVVYGKHTGNTPDGRRMGEPFAPGANPMNGRDVHGVMASALSVAKLPYSQAQDGISLTTSIVPEGLGRTATEQVTNLVGILDAYMVSRGFHVNINVLSREVLTDAMEHPEKYPQLTIRVSGYAVNFVRLTREQQLDVLSRTFHAGL; the protein is encoded by the coding sequence ATGACCGCTCATGCAGCCGACCGTCGCACCCCACCTGGCACAGATGACCCGCGCGGTATCGCATGGCGCGGTTTCACTCCCGGTGACTGGTGCGATGCGATCGATGTCCGGGACTTCATCCAACGCAACCACACGCCCTACGAGGGGGATGACTCGTTCCTGCGCGGACCCACCGCACGCACCGTCGAACTGTGGGAGAAGCTATCCGCGATGTTCCCGGAGGAACGCCGGAAAGGCGTCTACGACATAGATTTCCAGACGCCCGCTGCCATCACTGCGCACGGCCCCGGCTACATCGACCGGCACCGAGAGGTCATCGTCGGGTTGCAGACCGACGCACCGCTGAAACGGGCGATCATGCCCTTCGGCGGCTGGCGCATGGTGGTCAATGCACTTGAGACATATGGCTATCCGGTCGATCCGAATCTCGAGAAGGTCTTCACCGCATACCGCAAGACCCACAACGACGGCGTCTTCGACGTCTACCCACCAGCGGTGCGCGCCGCACGCGCGAACCACATCGTCACCGGACTTCCCGACGCCTACGGGCGTGGGCGGATCATCGGCGACTACCGGCGCGTCGCCCTCTACGGCGTCGATGCCCTGATCGAAGGCAAGAAGATCGATCGCCTCGAACTGGACATGGAGCGCTCGACCTCCGAGGTCATCCGCGACCGTGAGGAGAACTCCGAGCAGATCGCCGCACTCGGGGAGCTCAAGCAGATGGCGTCGGCCTACGGCTTCGACATCTCCGGTCCCGCGACCAATGCGCGAGAAGCAGTGCAGTGGATGTACTTCGGCTATCTCGCTGCGGTCAAGGAGCAGAATGGCGCCGCGATGTCGCTCGGCCGCACCTCGACGTTCGTCGATGTGTTCATCGAGCGTGATCTCGCGGAGAACACGTTGTCGGAAACCGAGGCGCAGGAGATCATCGACGATTTCGTCATCAAATTGCGCATCGTGCGGTTCCTGCGGACCCCGGAATACGATGCCCTGTTCTCCGGTGACCCGACCTGGGTGACCGAGACAATCGGCGGGATGGGCGAGGACGGCCGCGCGCTCGTGACCCGGACATCGTTTCGATATCTGCAGACGCTCTACAACCTGGGACCGGCGCCCGAGCCGAACATGACCGTGTTCTGGTCGGATCGGCTTCCGCAGGGGTTCAAGGAGTTCTGCGCCCGGGTCTCGATCGACACCTCGGCCATCCAGTACGAGTCCGACGACCTCATCCGTGACTGCTGGGGTGACGACTCCGCGATCGCCTGCTGTGTGTCGGCCATGGAGGTCGGCAAGCAGATGCAGTTCTTCGGTGCCCGGGTGAATCTGGCGAAAGCTCTGCTCTATGCGATCAACGGTGGCCGTGACGAGTTGTCCGGCAAGCAGGTCGCCCTTGCGTCGGCGCCGGTGGAGGGCGATGTTCTCGACTACGCCACGGTGATGGCGGCCTATGACAGGCTGCTGGACTGGCTGGCCGAAACCTATGTGGATGCCCTCAACTGCATCCACTACATGCACGACAAGTACGCCTATGAGCGGCTGGAGATGGCGCTGCACGACCGTGACATCCTCCGCACGATGGCATGCGGCGTCGCCGGGCTGTCGGTGGCCGCCGACTCCCTCTCGGCGATCAAGTACGCCACCGTGACTCCTGTCCGGGACGACTCGGGTCTCGTCGTCGACTATCGGGTGAGTGGCGAGTTTCCTTGTTACGGAAACGATGACGACCGCGCCGACGAGATCGCGGTGGATCTCGTAGGCCGATTCATGGACAAGGTGCGGCGCCAGCCGACCTACCGCAACGCGACCCACACCCAGTCGGTGCTGACGATCACCTCGAACGTGGTCTACGGCAAGCACACCGGCAACACCCCGGATGGGCGGCGTATGGGTGAGCCGTTCGCGCCCGGGGCCAACCCGATGAACGGTCGCGACGTGCACGGTGTGATGGCCTCCGCGCTGTCGGTGGCCAAGCTGCCCTACTCCCAGGCACAGGACGGAATCTCACTGACCACCTCGATCGTGCCGGAGGGGCTCGGGCGCACTGCGACCGAGCAGGTGACGAAT
- a CDS encoding DeoR/GlpR family DNA-binding transcription regulator, translating to MDSVTRQSHIVELARANGRVEVNSLADELDVASETIRRDLKALAGRRLLKRVHGGAVPVETAGFESGVEYRSQVDLAQKQRIAKATVGLLDGAETVYLDEGFTPRLIAERLADRHLTVVTSSLLAAQALSHSTTVTVLLLGGRMRGRTMAVVDHWATQMLRGLVIDVAFLGTNAISLEHGLTTSDPAVAAVKSTAIEVARRSVLVAAHSKFGESNFCRFAEISEFESIISGVELDAAQARRYEVEGPVVLRV from the coding sequence GTGGATTCCGTCACTCGGCAGAGTCACATCGTGGAGCTCGCCCGCGCCAACGGACGGGTGGAGGTCAACAGCCTCGCCGACGAACTCGACGTGGCCAGCGAGACCATTCGGCGCGACCTCAAAGCGCTGGCCGGCCGTCGACTCCTCAAGCGCGTCCATGGCGGGGCGGTCCCGGTGGAGACGGCCGGATTCGAATCCGGAGTCGAGTACCGCAGTCAGGTCGATCTCGCCCAGAAGCAGCGCATCGCCAAGGCGACCGTGGGGTTGCTCGACGGCGCGGAAACCGTCTACCTCGACGAGGGTTTCACGCCACGTCTGATCGCCGAGCGGCTTGCCGACCGCCACCTGACCGTGGTCACGTCGTCGCTACTGGCCGCGCAGGCGCTGTCGCACTCGACCACCGTCACCGTGCTACTGCTCGGCGGCCGAATGCGTGGCCGGACCATGGCGGTCGTCGATCACTGGGCCACGCAGATGTTGCGTGGCCTGGTGATCGACGTGGCTTTCCTCGGGACCAACGCGATCTCGCTGGAACACGGCCTGACGACGTCGGACCCGGCGGTCGCCGCGGTGAAGAGCACGGCGATCGAAGTGGCCCGCCGGTCGGTCCTGGTGGCTGCGCATTCGAAGTTCGGGGAGAGCAACTTCTGCCGGTTCGCCGAGATCTCGGAATTCGAATCCATTATCAGCGGAGTCGAACTCGATGCCGCCCAAGCCCGCCGATACGAAGTCGAAGGGCCGGTCGTCCTGCGTGTGTGA
- a CDS encoding PTS mannitol transporter subunit IICBA, whose product MSEAATTPEMSAASPPEKKSGLRVRVQKLGTGLSNMVMPNIGAFIAWGLLTALFIEAGWLTGIFDSLKDPDGWVAEIGGWGAYEDGGVVAPMITYLLPIIIAYTGGRMVHGNRGAVVGAIATMGVIAGADVPMFLGAMIMGPLGGWLMKHLDGLWEGKIRPGFEMLVDNFSAGILGLLLAILGFFGVGPIVEAFTRAAGNAVDFLVEANLLPFTSIFIEPAKVLFLNNAINHGVLTPLGTAEAVETGKSILFLLETNPGPGLGILLAFSFFGKGFAKATAPGAAIIQVFGGIHEIYFPYVLAKPKLILAAILGGMTGVFINVIFATGLRAPAAPGSIIAIYAQTPGDSFLGVTLAVLGATTVSFLVSAVLLKADRNKDDTDLAAATASMESMKGKKSSVASALAGPEHQGAIHDIVFACDAGMGSSAMGASVLRKKIKQAGHQDVTVVNQAISNLTDTHDLVVTHEDLTDRARQSTPSAIHVSVDDFMSSPRYDEIVEMLGRTNVEASDQPDADTGHGPRHAAGTATAGAAVAAAAGTAVQQSASEVSQADADTGGNVLALESIVLHGSATTAAEAITEAGQLLVTAGAVDPSYVDAMHDREKSVSTFMGNGLAIPHGTNDAKVSIRRTGISFVRYDQPVDWNGKQAEFVVGIAGAGKDHLALLNQIAQVFLDADQVARLRAADSPEEVSHTLLVVDR is encoded by the coding sequence ATGTCAGAAGCTGCGACCACCCCCGAAATGTCGGCCGCGTCACCACCGGAGAAGAAGTCGGGGTTGCGTGTCCGTGTGCAGAAACTGGGCACCGGGTTGTCCAACATGGTCATGCCCAATATCGGCGCATTCATCGCCTGGGGGCTGCTCACTGCTCTGTTCATCGAGGCCGGGTGGCTGACCGGGATCTTCGACTCGCTCAAGGACCCGGACGGCTGGGTCGCCGAGATCGGCGGCTGGGGCGCCTATGAGGACGGTGGGGTCGTCGCCCCGATGATCACCTACCTGCTACCGATCATCATCGCCTACACCGGCGGCCGTATGGTGCACGGTAACCGCGGCGCGGTGGTTGGCGCGATCGCCACCATGGGCGTGATCGCCGGCGCCGACGTGCCGATGTTCCTGGGCGCGATGATCATGGGTCCGTTGGGCGGCTGGCTGATGAAGCATCTCGATGGGCTGTGGGAAGGCAAGATCCGCCCCGGCTTCGAGATGCTGGTGGACAACTTCTCCGCCGGCATCCTCGGGTTGCTGCTCGCGATCCTCGGGTTCTTCGGGGTCGGGCCGATCGTCGAGGCGTTCACCCGCGCCGCGGGCAACGCGGTGGATTTTCTGGTGGAGGCCAACTTGTTGCCGTTCACGTCGATCTTCATCGAGCCGGCCAAGGTGCTGTTCCTCAACAACGCCATCAACCACGGTGTGTTGACCCCGCTTGGCACCGCCGAAGCCGTCGAGACCGGCAAGTCGATCCTGTTCCTGCTGGAGACCAACCCCGGCCCCGGACTGGGCATCCTGCTGGCGTTCTCGTTCTTCGGCAAAGGCTTCGCGAAGGCGACCGCGCCGGGTGCGGCCATCATCCAGGTCTTCGGCGGTATCCACGAGATCTACTTCCCCTACGTGCTGGCCAAGCCGAAGCTGATCCTGGCGGCCATCCTCGGCGGCATGACCGGCGTTTTCATCAACGTCATCTTCGCCACCGGGTTGCGCGCGCCGGCCGCCCCCGGTTCGATCATCGCGATCTATGCCCAAACCCCGGGCGACAGTTTCCTCGGAGTCACGTTGGCGGTCCTCGGTGCGACAACGGTCTCGTTCCTGGTGTCGGCGGTGCTGCTCAAGGCCGACCGCAACAAGGACGACACCGACCTGGCTGCGGCAACCGCGTCGATGGAATCGATGAAGGGCAAGAAGTCAAGCGTCGCGTCGGCTCTCGCCGGCCCGGAACACCAAGGCGCGATTCACGACATCGTCTTCGCCTGTGATGCGGGCATGGGGTCCTCGGCGATGGGAGCCTCGGTGCTGCGCAAGAAGATCAAGCAGGCCGGCCACCAGGACGTGACGGTGGTCAATCAGGCGATCTCCAACCTCACCGATACTCACGACCTCGTGGTCACCCACGAGGACCTGACTGACCGGGCGCGGCAATCCACACCGTCGGCGATCCACGTCTCAGTGGACGACTTCATGAGCAGCCCGCGCTACGACGAGATCGTCGAGATGCTGGGGCGGACCAACGTCGAGGCCTCGGACCAACCGGACGCCGACACTGGGCACGGACCCCGCCACGCAGCCGGGACCGCGACCGCCGGCGCCGCTGTCGCAGCCGCCGCGGGCACCGCGGTGCAGCAGTCGGCGTCCGAGGTGTCGCAGGCAGATGCCGATACCGGCGGCAACGTGCTCGCCTTGGAGTCGATCGTGCTGCACGGGTCGGCGACTACCGCGGCCGAGGCGATCACCGAGGCCGGGCAACTGCTGGTCACCGCCGGAGCCGTCGACCCCTCCTACGTCGACGCGATGCACGACCGGGAAAAGAGTGTGTCGACCTTCATGGGCAACGGTCTGGCCATCCCGCACGGCACCAACGACGCGAAGGTCTCTATCCGCCGGACCGGAATTTCATTTGTGCGCTACGACCAGCCGGTCGACTGGAACGGCAAGCAGGCGGAGTTCGTCGTCGGCATCGCCGGAGCCGGCAAGGACCACCTCGCCCTGCTCAACCAGATCGCGCAGGTCTTCCTCGACGCCGACCAGGTCGCCCGGCTGCGGGCCGCCGACAGCCCCGAGGAGGTCTCCCACACCCTGTTAGTGGTGGACCGGTAG
- a CDS encoding zinc-dependent dehydrogenase, which produces MKALRFYAPEDVRLEDVPEPTCAPDEVKLRVHNCSTCGTDVKIFHNGHQNLTPPRTIGHEVAGEVVEVGAEVNATYGSNWQVGDRVQVIAAVPCGDCHECRRGWMAVCANQTSVGYQYDGGFAEYMVVPRQVLKVDGLNRIPENVGYDEASAAEPFACAINAQELLGIEEGDTVVVFGAGPIGCMHIRIARGVHRCGPVYLIDVNEGRLEMSADAVAPDEIINGAEVDVVERVMELTGGRGADIIITATAANVAQEQALAMAARNGRISFFGGLPKTDPTITCDSNVVHYRQLHIHGANGSAPEHNRRALEYISTGQVPVKDLITRHIPLENVLDAFQIVKSGEAIKVTVEPAAAEMTVGV; this is translated from the coding sequence ATGAAGGCACTACGCTTCTACGCACCCGAGGACGTCCGGCTGGAGGATGTTCCCGAGCCGACATGCGCGCCCGATGAGGTCAAACTGCGGGTGCACAACTGCTCGACGTGCGGCACCGACGTCAAGATCTTCCACAATGGCCATCAGAACCTGACCCCGCCGCGCACCATCGGCCATGAGGTCGCCGGTGAGGTGGTCGAGGTCGGGGCCGAGGTGAACGCCACCTACGGCAGCAACTGGCAGGTCGGCGACCGGGTGCAGGTGATCGCGGCCGTGCCCTGCGGCGACTGCCACGAATGCCGCAGGGGCTGGATGGCCGTGTGCGCCAACCAGACCTCGGTGGGCTACCAGTACGACGGCGGCTTCGCCGAGTACATGGTCGTCCCGCGCCAGGTGCTCAAAGTCGACGGACTCAACCGCATTCCCGAGAACGTGGGCTACGACGAGGCGTCGGCCGCCGAACCGTTCGCCTGCGCCATCAATGCCCAAGAGCTGCTGGGAATCGAAGAGGGCGACACCGTCGTCGTATTCGGTGCGGGCCCGATCGGGTGCATGCACATTCGCATCGCCCGCGGCGTGCACCGCTGCGGCCCGGTCTACCTCATCGACGTCAACGAGGGCCGACTGGAGATGTCGGCGGATGCGGTCGCCCCGGACGAGATCATCAACGGCGCCGAGGTCGACGTCGTCGAGCGGGTGATGGAACTGACCGGCGGCCGCGGCGCCGACATCATCATCACCGCGACCGCCGCCAACGTCGCCCAGGAGCAGGCACTCGCGATGGCCGCCCGCAACGGCCGGATCTCCTTCTTCGGCGGACTACCCAAGACCGATCCCACCATCACCTGTGACTCCAACGTGGTGCACTACCGGCAGTTGCACATCCACGGTGCGAACGGCTCGGCCCCGGAACACAACCGGCGCGCGCTCGAGTACATCTCCACCGGTCAGGTACCCGTCAAGGACCTCATCACCCGGCACATCCCGCTGGAGAACGTGCTCGACGCATTCCAGATCGTCAAGAGTGGTGAGGCGATCAAGGTGACCGTCGAGCCGGCGGCGGCGGAGATGACGGTCGGAGTCTGA
- a CDS encoding alanine racemase — MTERTATTPGPRAWNITDTEHWGGIDAAIRESGLDSPVLALDLAALEHNTRDLTRRAGGVPLRLATKSLRVRSVIDDVLRRPGFSSALAYDLAEAHWLATQSDVSEVLVGYPSTRRQAITEFVHDETAVHRVTVLVDSVAHLDLIDAAVPPARRPTIRTAIDVDASYRLARGRIHLGVRRSPIHSRVEAVELARAIVRRPGYALVGAMSYEAQIAGVADALPGRRFTNLGVGLMQRRSMAELRRRRGRIIAALGEVADLEFVNAGGTGSLEQTSTDPSVTDIAAGSGLFGGHLFDGYSRFRPAPALGFGLDVTRRPAAGIITCAGGGWIASGPPGPDRLPKPVWPDGLAYVHTEAAGEVQTPLRGTAADSLAIGDRVWFRHTKSGEICERATAVALIERDGSGRARVRDVVPTYRGEGKCFL; from the coding sequence ATGACCGAGCGGACAGCCACCACCCCGGGGCCACGTGCCTGGAACATCACCGACACCGAGCACTGGGGCGGAATCGACGCGGCGATACGTGAATCCGGACTCGACAGCCCGGTCCTGGCACTCGATCTCGCCGCCCTCGAACACAACACCCGCGACCTGACGCGACGGGCAGGCGGGGTTCCGCTACGCCTGGCCACCAAGTCGCTGCGCGTGCGGTCGGTCATCGACGACGTGCTCAGACGCCCCGGGTTCAGCAGTGCACTCGCCTATGACCTCGCTGAAGCACACTGGCTGGCAACACAATCCGACGTATCCGAGGTCCTGGTCGGATACCCGTCGACACGTCGGCAGGCCATCACGGAGTTCGTCCACGACGAAACCGCCGTGCACCGCGTGACGGTGCTCGTCGATTCCGTCGCCCACCTCGACCTCATCGACGCGGCGGTTCCGCCGGCACGACGCCCGACGATCCGTACCGCGATCGACGTCGACGCCTCCTACCGTCTCGCCCGCGGCCGAATCCACCTCGGGGTCCGCCGGTCGCCAATCCACAGCCGGGTCGAGGCCGTCGAACTCGCACGTGCGATCGTGCGCCGCCCCGGCTACGCGCTCGTCGGGGCGATGTCCTATGAGGCCCAGATCGCCGGGGTCGCCGACGCGTTGCCCGGCCGGCGATTCACCAATCTGGGTGTCGGCCTTATGCAACGCCGCTCGATGGCCGAGTTGCGTCGCCGACGCGGCCGGATCATCGCCGCACTCGGCGAGGTGGCCGATCTCGAATTCGTCAACGCGGGCGGCACGGGATCGCTGGAGCAGACCTCGACGGACCCCTCGGTCACCGATATCGCCGCCGGTAGCGGACTGTTCGGCGGCCACCTGTTCGATGGCTACTCCCGGTTCCGACCCGCTCCGGCGCTGGGATTCGGGCTCGACGTGACGCGCCGCCCCGCGGCCGGCATCATCACCTGCGCCGGCGGCGGGTGGATCGCGTCGGGTCCACCGGGCCCCGACCGGCTCCCGAAACCGGTGTGGCCCGACGGCCTGGCGTACGTGCACACCGAAGCCGCCGGGGAGGTCCAGACGCCCTTGCGTGGGACCGCTGCGGACTCGCTCGCCATCGGCGACCGGGTCTGGTTCCGGCACACCAAGTCCGGGGAGATCTGCGAGAGGGCCACGGCGGTCGCGCTCATCGAACGCGATGGGTCCGGCCGGGCCCGGGTTCGGGATGTGGTGCCCACCTACCGGGGCGAGGGGAAGTGCTTCCTGTGA
- a CDS encoding D-arabinono-1,4-lactone oxidase, with protein MTPDAPTWRNWGGTQSATPTRVVHPTDVPQIIDLVRDTAERGGVLKPVGAGHSFSAIAVADDVQVDLSAMRGLVRVDGAAVTVRAGTYLHEMPAILAPYRLAMPNLGDVDRQSVAGATATGTHGTGLRFGGVSTQISAVTLVSGTGDIVTVGPDDPDLAAAALGLGALGVLVEITLACVPEFGLRAVEAPATFDDAVGGFVDRVAETDHHEFFWFPHTACALTRSNTRIGADTRRSGPGRVRRYVDDELLSNKLFGMLCAVGARVPAVVPAVAQLSGRALGARTYTDRSDEVFVSSRGVRFREMEYAVALHEVPDVLREVRAMIDRRRYLVSFPVEVRAAAADDLMLSTATGRPTGYIAVHRYHGDDPADADAYFADVERIMSAHDGRPHWGKMHGLDAAGLRRRYPRFDEFLEVRNRFDPARVFANRYLRRVLGD; from the coding sequence GTGACACCGGACGCGCCGACCTGGCGGAACTGGGGAGGTACCCAATCCGCCACTCCCACTCGAGTTGTCCACCCCACCGACGTGCCGCAGATCATCGACCTCGTCCGTGACACCGCCGAGCGGGGTGGCGTTCTCAAGCCGGTGGGCGCCGGCCACAGCTTCTCCGCGATCGCCGTCGCCGACGACGTGCAGGTCGACCTGTCGGCGATGCGCGGACTCGTCCGGGTCGATGGCGCCGCCGTCACCGTGCGGGCCGGCACCTATCTCCATGAGATGCCCGCCATTCTGGCGCCGTACAGGCTCGCGATGCCCAATCTCGGCGACGTCGACCGCCAGAGCGTGGCGGGGGCCACCGCCACCGGGACACACGGCACCGGACTCCGCTTCGGCGGCGTCAGCACCCAGATCAGTGCCGTGACCCTGGTCTCCGGCACCGGGGACATCGTGACCGTCGGGCCCGACGACCCGGACCTGGCCGCGGCCGCGCTCGGACTCGGGGCGCTGGGCGTGCTCGTGGAGATCACGCTGGCCTGCGTGCCCGAGTTCGGCCTGCGTGCGGTCGAGGCCCCGGCCACCTTCGATGACGCTGTCGGCGGGTTCGTGGACCGGGTCGCCGAGACCGACCACCACGAGTTCTTCTGGTTCCCACACACCGCCTGCGCGCTGACCAGATCGAACACCCGGATCGGCGCCGACACCCGCCGTTCCGGGCCGGGCCGGGTCCGCCGCTACGTCGACGACGAGTTGTTGAGCAACAAGCTGTTCGGAATGCTGTGCGCGGTCGGCGCCCGCGTCCCGGCGGTGGTCCCCGCCGTCGCGCAACTGTCCGGCCGGGCGCTGGGCGCTCGCACTTACACCGACCGGTCCGACGAGGTCTTCGTCTCCTCACGCGGGGTGCGCTTCCGCGAAATGGAGTACGCCGTCGCGCTGCACGAGGTGCCGGACGTGCTTCGCGAGGTCCGCGCGATGATCGACCGCCGGCGCTACCTGGTGAGCTTCCCGGTCGAGGTGCGTGCCGCTGCTGCCGACGACCTGATGCTCTCCACCGCGACCGGCCGCCCCACCGGCTACATCGCCGTCCACCGCTATCACGGCGACGACCCGGCCGACGCCGACGCCTACTTCGCCGACGTGGAACGGATCATGAGCGCACACGATGGCCGGCCGCACTGGGGCAAGATGCACGGACTGGACGCAGCCGGTCTGCGCCGCCGCTACCCGCGATTCGACGAGTTCCTCGAGGTTCGCAACCGTTTCGACCCGGCACGGGTGTTCGCCAACCGCTACCTGCGCCGCGTCCTCGGCGACTGA
- a CDS encoding enoyl-CoA hydratase: protein MAQGIDVSHEAGIGVITLTDARRRNPLSTETMSAVTTALHEFGSMADVRVIVIRALGPAFSAGHDLSELVDRTLDDERAVFAACTDMMSAVHSARQPVIAEVAGFAFAAGCQLVATCDLAVAARSARFSTPGVKIGLFCSTPMVALSRAIGRKRAMKMLLTGDAIDAATAADWGLVNDVVDDDALRSAVTDLAQKVAASSAMTVAIGKQAFYQQIDESETDAYALMQETMATNALTCDAQEGISAFLDKRDPVWTDS from the coding sequence ATGGCACAGGGCATCGACGTTTCGCACGAGGCCGGCATCGGGGTGATCACCCTGACCGACGCACGGCGCCGCAATCCGTTGTCGACCGAGACGATGTCGGCGGTGACGACTGCGCTGCACGAGTTCGGCTCCATGGCCGACGTCCGGGTGATCGTGATCCGTGCCCTGGGCCCGGCCTTCTCCGCGGGCCACGACCTGTCCGAACTCGTCGACCGCACCCTCGACGACGAACGCGCGGTGTTCGCCGCGTGCACCGACATGATGTCGGCGGTGCACTCCGCGCGGCAGCCGGTGATCGCCGAGGTCGCCGGTTTCGCCTTCGCCGCCGGTTGTCAGCTGGTTGCGACGTGCGACCTCGCGGTCGCCGCCCGGTCGGCCCGGTTCAGCACACCCGGCGTCAAGATCGGGCTGTTCTGCTCCACCCCGATGGTCGCCCTGAGCCGGGCCATCGGACGCAAGCGAGCGATGAAGATGCTGCTGACCGGTGACGCAATCGATGCGGCCACTGCCGCCGACTGGGGTCTGGTCAACGATGTCGTCGACGACGACGCACTGCGCTCTGCTGTCACAGACCTGGCGCAGAAGGTGGCGGCCTCGAGCGCGATGACGGTGGCTATCGGAAAGCAGGCCTTCTACCAACAGATCGACGAAAGCGAAACGGACGCATACGCGCTCATGCAGGAGACGATGGCCACGAATGCCCTGACCTGTGACGCCCAGGAGGGGATCTCGGCGTTCCTCGACAAGCGCGATCCGGTGTGGACGGATTCGTGA
- a CDS encoding formate/nitrite transporter family protein, whose product MSSSEFDTTKLFPGKFFISTVLDVLESKEKMSGHMRRRYLQRAAMAGIIIAIFYVINYTMIGAFDQIGDDAPLHVVGKLLGALSFSWALVFIYYTKSELLTSNMMMVAIGTYYRRISLLMTSRILVLCYLGNIVGGLLLAALLRGTTLLDGAVLEAMNHSVDVKTGYLTEGFSGWLDLFIRAILCNFMINLAMLLVYNGYLHEDIAKISAMIVAVFVFAFLDFEHSVANTVLFMIVGLQDGIPVGLALGNLGIVLLGNFIGGGILIGFYYAWVNDERDSHVPHLRRPHHR is encoded by the coding sequence GTGAGCTCATCCGAGTTCGACACCACCAAACTGTTCCCGGGCAAGTTCTTCATCAGCACCGTCCTCGACGTGCTCGAATCGAAGGAAAAGATGTCCGGGCATATGCGCCGCCGCTATCTTCAGCGTGCGGCGATGGCCGGCATCATCATCGCGATCTTCTACGTGATCAACTACACGATGATCGGTGCGTTCGATCAGATCGGTGACGATGCCCCGCTGCACGTGGTCGGCAAGCTGTTGGGTGCGCTGTCGTTCAGCTGGGCGCTGGTCTTCATCTACTACACCAAATCCGAGTTGCTGACCTCGAACATGATGATGGTCGCGATCGGCACCTACTATCGCCGCATCTCGTTGCTGATGACTTCGCGCATCCTGGTGCTCTGCTATCTCGGGAACATCGTCGGCGGTCTGCTCCTCGCGGCTCTCCTGCGCGGTACGACACTGCTCGACGGTGCGGTACTCGAGGCGATGAACCACTCGGTGGACGTCAAGACCGGCTACCTCACCGAAGGATTCAGCGGCTGGCTCGACCTGTTCATCCGAGCGATCCTGTGTAACTTCATGATCAACCTGGCGATGCTGCTGGTCTACAACGGCTACCTCCACGAGGACATCGCCAAGATCAGCGCGATGATCGTGGCGGTGTTCGTGTTCGCCTTCCTGGACTTCGAACACTCCGTCGCCAATACCGTGCTGTTCATGATCGTCGGGCTCCAGGACGGGATTCCGGTGGGGCTCGCCCTGGGAAATCTCGGCATCGTCCTGCTGGGTAACTTCATCGGCGGCGGCATCCTCATCGGCTTCTACTACGCGTGGGTCAATGACGAACGCGACAGCCACGTCCCACACCTGCGGCGTCCGCACCACCGGTGA